The genomic window AACTATTTGAAACTGAATGAATAACTCATTCTTGGTGCTGATAACCTTGATACGTCCCTGATACAACTGTGATACAACCCTGATACGACCCTGATACAACCCTGATATGTCCCTGGACATTGGCCATGCTACTTGCTCAAGAGGATGCCTCAAACTTGGTGCAAATCTCAGCCTGTAGAACCAAGAACCCCTGCATTCAGAGTAGCATGCAATCATATATGTAAAATACCAACCATGCCATGAAGGAACAtccttcctcttttttatttaaggAAATAGCAGAAGGTCTCAGACGTGAAAAGACAGAAGACTGAAGCTCACAGTTGTCTGAAGAAAGTTGCCTCTAAGTGGAATAAGGCCGTACATCCTTATCAGTCGTCCTACATGAGACAGAGTTATCTTGTAAACACAATTCGCTAACTGTCCTGTCTGAAGGCCAAAGTATAAATACGTATCCAAGCCAGATATAAACACTGGATATTTCTGGGTgactctgatttattacaacttaggacattttttaatattttttaagctATTTGCAAGAACTTCTCAGACAGGAATACTTTGTTCACACAATAAGGGTAACAAAGTGTCTTAAGTTTTAATTGATTTCATAGTTTTCATGCAGCTTCTTCAAGCTGGTGATTGAGATGTTATTTACTAATGCAGTCTCAAGCTCTCTGACTTCCATAACTGTGAATCTGCAACCAAATTATAAGCAACGAATGATGGCCACTTCTGTTGATAATGCAGAATTGAAGCTAATTTTAACTTCTAAGAGAATATTTTAAGTTATGTTAGTTCAACTTCAAAGACCTTAATACTTATCACATGTGGTGGGGCTTAAAGGAAATAGCATCACCCAAGTAGATGACCACAGTGTGTTTCTAGACATGTTTGGGTTGAGGTGAAGATGCAATGAGTGAGATAACTAAAGagtgacagagagggaaacatgGCCTCTTATCCTCGTGGAAAAGAAAAGATGTGCAGTAAACAATGAACACAGAGGCTGTGTAGATATACAGtcattaacttttaaaatacacTTTTAACGTACCATGTCTCTATCTGTCAGTTGTGATGGCCCCTACTTGGTTGCTCAGGTGCTGTAATGGCCATACTTATTGACATGTGTTTTCTCTCTAAGCGGCAACCATATCAAGTGGTAGTGGTTAACACTTAGAAAAGACTGGAATTACCACACTGTAATGAAAATAAGACAAACACCCATTGGGttattaccaagcggcaacctcgagAATTGaaaccaatgtggaagtgctaagaactgcagttgatcgaggatctgcttgaggctggctcagaaAAGTacccgaaaccacatacacacaaataaaaaaaattaaaaaagatctttacagcagaaataaacatgtttacagcctggttcaaacaacaagtgcagtctggatagctcaattctcgatcggcacacactttacaggggggtgatttttttttctaatgcagtaatttcgaagatattaagattaggagttttccaatgagaggcacagctgatttggctgacaagcgggaacactgtagctgttggctaggagactcaaagcccgcctctttacctcacactcgctcgacagtagttatgttgagttcagcatttccaatatggctgctgccaacgactggcttcaaaacaacgcttcagaaacagattggtgacgtcacggatactacgtccattatttatacagtctatggttttcctTCCAGGTGCCTGGACTGCTGATTGGCTCTATCCTAGATAAAAGGCCGGCCTCTTGCTACCTGGCTCTCTCACACTCACCCCATGCCAGACCAGCCATTGCTTTAGTTAGACTTTTGTGTTAGTGCACTCGTCAACACCTCTCAAACACCATATTCACACACCCACATGAACACTACTGATGTTACGGACTCTCAATAcccattttcattgttattccTTGGTAATTTAAATTTCTTTTAGAATAAATTACCCagaaactttaatttgtttgtgcTCTTCTTGTATTTCTGTCATGGCCCACAAGCCGGGTTATGACACAGTCTTTTTATTCTTATCTTTATTATATTCATAATATTTGTTTATTGGCTCTATCCAGCTACTTTTCCCCAAAATAAATATGTGTATTTTCTGAAATATGTTGAAGCTGCTCAGAACTTAGATGATACAGATGTCACTGTTTACTTCTGTTTACAGCCCCAGAGCACTAACAGGGGCCAGGaccaaatgttccttttttggtTTCACATCCACACTTCTGTATGTATGCACGTGCTCTCTTCCTCCTGAGACATCATGAGTTCATGATGGTTTATTGAATATCAGAAGTGTTGGGAAAGTTACGGAAAATGAGCAATTAGTTACAATAACTTGTTATTACAGTTATGGTTTGTACCAAACAATGCAAACCACAGACGGGGTTAAAGGTTGTGACAGAGGGATTTATTAAGAGCAGGCTGTTTGAGAGGCCTTGGATGTGGCTGAGGCTAGGCAACAAGTGCTGAGGCTCGGTGGAGGGAGGCACTGGAGACaaaaaactctaaatgttaGGCACAGGACAAAGCTACAGGTAACACAAAATTGGACAACACAAATCAAGGTTTAAGGAGCAGCCTATACCACGAGAGGAATGTTATCAATCTGGCAGCAAGTGGGGAGAAGACCGGAGCTTATATGAGGCAGCTAATCAAGAGTAGATGGATCAGAGGTGAGTGCAGAGTCCAGACTTCAAAACATTAACTAAAAATCCAAATCATGACAGTTACTTCTTTTTAATACACTTATTGAAGCATGCCTTCAATAAGCATGCCTCTCATCTCAGTGGTATTTTGATAATAAGttctctgaaagcagcagactcaaCAAGTGTTATATGAAGCAGGTCGTCAACATCAAACCTCACAGTCAGTCTGTTAACTCCTCCCTGGCTCACAGAGTTTTGAAATCAAGCCTTGGCTGTTTGGATGAAGTGGCTCCACCTTGGTCTTCTAGAGTTAACATGAGATTCACCTGCGGGTCACCTGTGTTTGCAGCACCGGGCACATAGCAACTCAGTAGAAGTgtgttgtttggtttggtttggttgccCTGTGAGATCAGAATTACTTGTACTGTCTTTGAGCAAAATTTTCCTTCCTGCACACAGACTGCAACTCACCACTACTGTCCTTCTAGGAGGGAAAAATAATACAGATGTTTCCAAGGCCGGAAGTGTCTGCCTTAATGATCCTCACCCATTGTGTTGGTTAACTGTGTCAGATATGCTTTCTCTAAGGATGCTGCTGTTTCACATTAATCCCTTAATGTTAGCTAATTAAAGGGTTgcaagtcattttttaaacccGACTGCCAATTTCatattcataatttaacattttgcagtTTAAACAAAACATGGTGTGATAGAAATAAAAGTTGGCTATATTTAAATCATGTctttataatgtattttataatataacagaaataaatgaaggaaaacacaCTATGTAATAATATAGTGCTGACATATCAGCACTCAGATGTGCTCTACATTGCTCTTTTAGATAACACAACTTCATTGAATGTCAGAATCTTCTTAAAACCTCTGTAAGTGGGTTTTAAGAACACATGTGTTATTAAATTAATAACACactattattaaactattatatttatatacagatGTAAATAAACATGGTGTATGAATTGTTACTGTGTCAGCACAGTGAGTCCAAGACACATTTCCAACAGAGCAATAAAGTCTGTCTTGAGTTATCTTATCTAATTTATGACCTCTTACCCAAGCATATGTCACATACACCCTGCTAAAGTCAGGTAGGTTGAAACATAGGAACACCTTgtattgagatacaaagtcttgCACAGGTTTTAGATGCCTCCTTTGGTGGATAAATAAATAGGCCTTCATTCATTGTACAAAGATTTGAGAACTCTAGTTCTCTAAAACATTAAACGTACATTAAAAACATCTAGTCTGTCTTtgatgtagggtttaacaattgtataactttacttttttctattatattgatttgaatgttttttttttttttattattttactcatttgaactatcttttttttattaatctactcagttttattgacatttttagcctttattttatctttcactcttatccttacccttttttaattatctattttaactatttatattcttaatgttaatttgaagctttaacttatttttattatacatattttattgttgttggtgtgcattaatctctattttaaaatccttttttgtttatgttttgccattattttattgctgcttctttcttgttccAATCACTGTAAATCTCTTTGAATTTCATTTGAACTGTATGAAAGCTTGATTGATCGATTTCCAATTCTTGGGAAACCTCTGCCCCTGGGTATTCCTGCAATGTGTTGCACTGAACTCTCCAACAAGAAGGGCGGCGCCTCTGCTTCACTCCTGCCTGTGCCTTGCGCTGGAAGCACGCACTGCTCGAAGAACCTCCCACTGTAGCTCTATAAATactgacagcagcagtgttatTCTACTCACTCAAGCACTCAGCTCCACAGACACTGCTGTGTCGAAACGACTCGAGAGCGCTGCAGAACCTCACCGGGTTGGGAGACCGGTACTTTGGAGCACAGACCGAGAACATacacaaagaacaaagacaaagatGTCCACCTACGCACCAGCTGACTGCCGGCGAGTGAGCCCGTCTGTGCACGGCTGCAGGTTCGACACCGTGCACCGCAAAAAAGGAGTAGCCAACATTTTCGAAAACGTGAACCAGGACGCGGTCATGAGGCTCTTCCAGAAAACGGGCGACATGAAAGCggaggagagggtgaggagCATCTTCTCCTTTACGCAGGACCCGGAGGAGACGGCCCGGGCTCTCATGGCTCtgaagcagaggaagaaagatAAATTCTTCCAGATCGCAGGGATGGTGCGACAGCTGCTCAAACTGCGTTGACTGTGTATCAGCACTGTTGTATTGCCTGTTTCTCTCACATAACCTGAATGTGAAAACACTCCTGATCTGACTGAGCCGTGTGTGTTTGGAGGCTCCTTTGTCGCCTGGAGGACGCATCGGGAGCAGAACGCGCAGGCGGCCCCGTGGAGGGCACTGCGGCGGCCTCACAGACCGAGCTGGGGGTCCAGTCTGAACCCATCGAGCGAGACTTTGGATAATAAAGGGAAAAGACGTCTTCCCTGAGACTCGTATTAATGCATGTGAAGACCTGACTGTGGATCCGCATCTTGTACAGGTGCACATACTGTACTGAGCCTGAAACGTGACTGCACAGTCCACTGAAGAACTTAAACACGAATGCCTGTCTTGCACAAATGCCTTGTCTCACAGCTTCACTATGTTTTACACTGTCTGTTTGCAAGCACTTGATGTTGTTACCAAAATGTTATAACATTGTTTTGTTATAATATCCAATAATGCTGTtcttttgtaatttttaataaattatttgTTCTCTAAAAAGGTTGCAAGCATGTTTTGTAGCTATGAGTTAAATAGTTATGTTTCTTCTCTGCTCTTCAGATATTTGACAGTGGTGTTAACCCTCTGAAGAATTTGAGGAACATGATGTCTTGATTTTTAGATCAGAGTTCAATATTGtagttttttaaatcataacacGTCTCAGCCATCTCTGATAACGGTAACTATAGGTGATGGTCAAAGTAAACGACAGTCTGAATCACCAAATAGAAAACTGATGTCTTTGTCTAGATACATCCAACAAGAGATGAGCGTCTGTGAGGATggtttgtgaaataaatacctgaCATAACCAGAGACTGAAAAATACAGAATAATGCACACATTTATTTCTCCAAAAGGGGAATAAAACTGGTAAAACTGTGAAAAGATGGAGGGGGAAGAGAGAGTAATCCTGATAGAATGTGGCTAAGGTTCAGAGGGTTTCCCCACAGGGCTGTGTGCCTCTCCAGACCAGCACAAACCAGTTCAGCTCTGTTTGAGCAGCGAGGATGTGGGGGTGGAATGCTTtctcttcagtttgtttttgttagagTCCATATAATAGAGATAATAGCATCTCCTCCATGCTTTTATTATGTAATAACCCTCCATCATTGCAGCTATACCTTCCTCATTTACACAACATTTCAAAGACCTTTGAGATCTTTTACAGCATTTCATTTGTAGCTGGGTGTAGGCCTGCACAAGGCTTAGCAGCAGGCACACAGATCACTTCAGTGGATGCCTGCTAATCTGCTTGCTGTCCTAGTCTCTGCCGGCTCAAACCAGTTCTGTTGTTGTGCATGACGACATCTGACTCCCGGCACTCCTCGTCTGTGTTGGGTGAAACAGGAAGCTCAGATATCAGTCAGAGGTGAAACTCGCTGGAGAATAATGACCtgaaatggtaaaaaaaagGGACTGTTGGTGTCTGCTGTTACTTGCTGCCAGAAACAATGTCACAGACAAACGGATACTCATTCTGTAACTGAACTttgaacctttatttatagacaGTTCTGGGGAGGCggttaaacacatttttaatgttaaatatttagaaTAATTTGATCATTAAATTAGCAAAATTTACAAAATAGGGATAATCCAATGCTCATGTCAATATCTTTGACAAACGAGGACACAATGCAGGTTTAATAAATATCTAAAGctatttaaattatttcaatGTGTTTCGATCAAATGTGAATGGAGCAGGAATCTTTTGATTTGATAAAGTATGACGGTCTCAGATGCAGGACATTTTTAGTAAGACTtgagaacaaataaaacaatgacaaaaataatcCTTAAATGAATAGTTACTCTTTTCTTGTAGTTACCACTATATTCTGATAATTGTTTGGGAAATCATGCAGTAAATGTTGTCGCTGTCTCTTTATATTTGCTCATGTGTCACACACAGGcagctctccccctcctcctttctgGATAAATACATCCAAATTCAAGGCTATTGTCTTTGCTGCCTTTGCAGAGTTTCCAGGGGTGTGCGGTTGGACCAGGGCATTTCCTCTCCCGCCCTCTCACCACCTTTCATCAACcttggagaggaaaaatgctttgATGTAAACAGACACTGTGGCAGACACCCTTTGAGCCCAGAGGACAGTAACCTCAGAGAGAGATATGTGGGAAGTGTGGGGCAGAGGAATTAAGTTACAAAATTACATAAGTATGACCTGCTTTATGAAACtaaaaactttaacatttaaaagcatGTAAATTCAAGATGAAGTCTGAGTCAGTGttgaataaatagaataaaatatttctTCAAATGCGTATTTATATTTGATCAGTATGCGGTTTATTCTTATATTTAGAAGGGTCAAAGGAGACACGATAAGGGTACATCCTGGATAACAGAGTCTCTGCGCTCTTTGTCTGCTGGGAAACtatcaaataaataacaaagGTAAGGATCAAATGACTATAAAAGGTCTACATTATCCTCTTCGTCAGAACAATGGTGTTGAATAAAGAAATAGATCAtacaaaagaaagagacagaaaggagcAGGCCAGAGGGAGAGGTGCTGTGCCTtagtgattacagcggggagTGTCAGGGAACTCAGTGATACCAGTGCAGACCGGTTCAAACCAGGGTCTGTGATGAGGAACTAAGCATGATCTGTACACATGCTCAGCATTAGTCAGCCTTTGTCTGGAAAGCCCGTACAAAATCATCAGCCCTTGTAAGTCAGTGTCCTGCTTGTACAAATAATGTTTACTGCTACTCCATTCTTTATTGAGAATGTTTtatcattaataaaaaaataaaaacctactTGATGTTGTATTAAAATGCAtcagaaagaaaatacaaaaatgattatttataataGGTGAGACAAGAAGGGACTTTGTTCACACTGTTTTAGAAGAAAGAGAACAAACTGTCCTCTAGTTGTTCAAAGATCACACATGATTTCAGCAGGTCTATTGTTTATTCATTAAGGTGAATGAGTTTAGTATGATTCTCATTCATGTTAGAGCATAATAAGACAAGGGtcatgagttttaaaaatacttcagtctgaataaacatttctttttcagaCAGCCCTCTTTGTTGTCAGAATCCTGCATGTTGGCATCCTCATTATATCACCAGAGTCCCATGATGTAATAAGGGACTCTATATTTTGGGCTACTTTGGGTCCGAATGTGTCCTTGGGTtgggaaaaaatgaatgaatgcatgtcttaactcaactttatttataaagcatgcagcccagaatgcttcacaaaagaataaaaagacagaaaacaacagagatgggtaaaataataaaagacatgatcctaattaaaatactaaaaaagaaaagaaaatcaatacagtaaaagtaATACAATAGGTAAGGGTAGAAGGCAAagttaaaaatcagttaaagttaaaaaaagaaagaataaaaaaatagatcgataaataaataaaaataaaaatggttaaaacaatgattataatatgatgatgataatattagtatagtatagtatagtatagtatagtatagtatagtatagtacagtatagtatagtatagtatagtatagt from Notolabrus celidotus isolate fNotCel1 chromosome 9, fNotCel1.pri, whole genome shotgun sequence includes these protein-coding regions:
- the tcima gene encoding transcriptional and immune response regulator a; amino-acid sequence: MSTYAPADCRRVSPSVHGCRFDTVHRKKGVANIFENVNQDAVMRLFQKTGDMKAEERVRSIFSFTQDPEETARALMALKQRKKDKFFQIAGMVRQLLKLR